TGCAGCAGAGCGATGCTGCGCCGTCAGGCGCCAGCCAGTCCACGCCTTCACGCAGTAAGCTGCCGATCAAGGGTGCGGACGGCGTGCTGATCACCTTTGCCAAATGCTGCCGCCCGATCCCCGGTGACCCGATTGTCGCCCACGTCAGCCCGGGTAAAGGGCTGGTGGTGCACCATGAGTCCTGTCGTAACATCCGCGGCTACCAGAAAGAGCCGGAGAAGTTTATGGCGGTGGAGTGGGACAAAGTCACCGAACAGGAGTTCGTCGCCGAGATTAAGGTGGATATGTTCAATCACCAAGGCGCACTGGCTAACCTGACCGCGGCGATTAATACGGCAGGTTCCAATATTCAGAGCCTGAACACCGAAGAGAAAGACGGACGCGTTTACAGCGCCTTTATCCGTCTGACCGCACGCGACCGCGTCCATCTGGCCAATATTATGCGTAAAATTCGCGTAATGCCGGATGTCATCAAGGTGCACCGTAACCGCAACTAAGGTTGCCCCTCCAGGCTGCGGCCGCCGGCGCTCTCACGCCGCGCGGTCCGCACCCGCCGTGCTTTCGCATCCGGCGGCATACCACCATTTTTAAGGGAGTTTTCCTGCGCATGAACGCTCAACGCTACGCCCGCATTCGAGAAATGCTCGCCGCACGCCAGCACGATCTGACGGTGTGCATGGAGCAGGTCCACAAGCCGCATAACGTCTCGGCGGTGATCCGTACGGCGGACGCCGTTGGCGTGCATGAAGTCCACGCCGTATGGCCGGGCAGCCGGATGCGCACCATGGTCTCCTCGGCTGCGGGCAGCAACAGCTGGGTGCAGGTGAAGACCCACCGCACCATTGCCGAAGCGGTCAGCCACCTGAAAGGGCAGAAGATGCAGATCCTCGCCACCCATCTCTCCGCCAAGGCGGTGGATTTTCGTGAAATCGACTACACCCGCCCGACCTGTATTCTGATGGGGCAGGAGAAAACCGGCATCACCCAGGAAGCGCTCGACCTGGCCGACCAGGACATCATTATTCCGATGATCGGTATGGTGCAGTCGCTGAACGTCTCCGTCGCCTCCGCGCTGATCCTCTACGAAGCACAGCGTCAGCGGCAGAACGCGGGTATGTACCAGCGCACGGAGAGCACGCTGGACTACGCCGAGCAGCAGCGCCTGCTGTTTGAAGGCGGCTACCCGGTGCTGGCGCGCGTGGCGAAACACAAAGGGCTGCCCTACCCGGTGATTGATGACCAGGGCCAGGTGGTCGCCGATGCGGACTGGTGGGCCACCATGCAGTCGCGAGCGGTGAAATAATGCAGGGCCGCCTGCTGGATGCGGTTCCGCTCACTACCCTGACCGGCGTCGGTGCCAGCCAGGCGGCAAAGCTGGCCAGAATCGGTCTGGTCACCCTTCAGGATCTGCTGCTGCACCTGCCGCTGCGCTACGAAGACCGCACTCAGCTGTACGCCATTAATGACCTGCTGCCGGGGATTTACGCCACCATTGAGGGCGAAGTGCTGCACAGCGACATCAGCTTTGGCCGCCGTCGTATGCTCACCTGTCAGGTGAGCGACGGCAGCGGCGTGATCACCCTGCGCTTCTTTAACTTTAATGCCGGCATGAAAAACAGTCTCGCGCCCGGCCGTCGCGTCACCGCCTACGGTGAGATCAAACGCGGCCAGCGCGGTGCCGAGATCGTCCACCCGGAGTACCGCGTGCAGGGCGATCACGGCGTTACCGAACTGCAGGAGACGCTGACCCCGGTTTACTCCACCACCGAAGGCATCCGTCAGGCGACGCTGCGTAACCTGACCGATCAGGCGCTGACCCTGCTGGAGACCTGCGCGATCGCCGAGCTGCTGCCGCCGGAACTGAGCCAGGGGCTGATCGGCCTGCCGCAGGCGCTGCGCACGCTGCACCGCCCGCCGCCGGATATGGCGCTGGCGGACCTTGCCAGCGGCACCCATCCGGCCCAGCGGCGGCTGATTATGGAAGAGCTGCTGGCGCATAATCTGAGCATGCTGGCGGTCCGCGCCGGCGCCCAGCGCCATCACGCGCTGCCGATGGCCGCCAGCCACCGGCTAAGCAACCCACTGCTGGCGGCGCTGCCGTTTAAGCCGACGGGCGCACAGCAGCGGGTGGTCAAAGAGATTGAAGCAGATCTGGCCAAAGACTATCCGATGATGCGGCTGGTGCAGGGCGACGTCGGCTCCGGTAAAACGCTGGTTGCCGCCCTGGCGGCGCTTAACGTTATCGCGCACGGCAAGCAGGTGGCGCTGATGGCCCCCACCGAGCTGCTGGCCGAGCAGCACGCCAGTAATTTCCGCCAGTGGTTTGCGCCGCTGGGGATTGAAGTCGGCTGGCTGGCCGGTAAGCAGAAGGGTAAAGCGCGGCTCGCCCAGCAGGAGGCGATTGCCAGCGGCCAGGTGTCGATGGTGGTCGGCACCCACGCCATCTTCCAGGAGCAGGTGCAGTTTAACGGCCTGGCGCTGGTGATCATCGATGAACAGCACCGCTTTGGCGTTCACCAGCGGCTGGCACTGTGGGAAAAAGGCGTGGAGCAGGGCTTCCACCCGCACCAGCTGATTATGACCGCCACCCCGATCCCGCGCACGCTGGCGATGACCGCCTATGCCGACCTCGATACTTCCACCATCGACGAGCTGCCGCCGGGGCGCACCCCGGTGACCACCGTGGCGATCCCCGATACCCGCCGGGCCGACATTATCGCCCGGGTGAAAAGCGCCTGCGGCAGCGAAGGTCGCCAGGCCTACTGGGTCTGTACGCTGATCGAAGAGTCCGAGCTGCTGGAAGCCCAGGCGGCGGAAGCCACCTGGGAAGAGCTGAAAGTGGCGTTGCCGGAGCTGAACGTCGGCCTGGTGCACGGCCGGATGAAGCCGTCCGAAAAGCAGGCGGTGATGCAGGCGTTTAAGCAGGGCGAACTGCATCTGCTGATCGCTACCACGGTGATTGAGGTCGGGGTCGACGTGCCGAACGCCAGCCTGATGATTATTGAAAACCCTGAGCGGCTGGGGCTGGCGCAGCTGCACCAGCTGCGCGGCCGCGTCGGCCGCGGCGCGGTAGCCTCGCACTGCGTGCTGCTGTATAAGGCACCGCTGAGCAAAACCGCCCAGAAGCGTTTGCAGGTGCTGCGTGACAGCAACGACGGCTTTGTTATTGCCCAGTGTGACCTGGAGATCCGCGGCCCCGGTGAGCTGCTCGGCACCCGCCAGACCGGCAACGCCGAATTTAAGGTGGCCGACCTGCTGCGCGACCAGGCGATGATCCCCGAAGTGCAGCGCGTGGCGCGGCATATCCATCAGCACTATCCGCAGCAGGCTCAGGCGCTGATTGAGCGCTGGCTGCCGGAAACCGAACGCTATACTAACGCCTGACGGCTACGCTGGCGAAGTCCGGCCGGCCAGGATAAATGAAAGTTTGGCAAACGATTGCTTTTCACACCATTCGGTTTAAAATCGCCACCTTTATTGCCGCTGGAAGCCCCAAATGTCCGTTGAAACCTCCGTTGACGCTGCCGATCGTACCCCGGTTCCGGCCAGCCACAGTGAGCTGATCTACCGCCTGGAAGACCGCCCGCCGCTGCCGCAAACGCTGTTTGCCGCCTGCCAGCACCTGCTGGCGATGTTTGTGGCGGTAATCACCCCGGCCCTGCTGATCTGCCAGGCGCTGGGCCTGCCGGCGCAGGATACCCAGCA
This portion of the Erwinia sp. E602 genome encodes:
- the trmH gene encoding tRNA (guanosine(18)-2'-O)-methyltransferase TrmH, which codes for MNAQRYARIREMLAARQHDLTVCMEQVHKPHNVSAVIRTADAVGVHEVHAVWPGSRMRTMVSSAAGSNSWVQVKTHRTIAEAVSHLKGQKMQILATHLSAKAVDFREIDYTRPTCILMGQEKTGITQEALDLADQDIIIPMIGMVQSLNVSVASALILYEAQRQRQNAGMYQRTESTLDYAEQQRLLFEGGYPVLARVAKHKGLPYPVIDDQGQVVADADWWATMQSRAVK
- the recG gene encoding ATP-dependent DNA helicase RecG → MQGRLLDAVPLTTLTGVGASQAAKLARIGLVTLQDLLLHLPLRYEDRTQLYAINDLLPGIYATIEGEVLHSDISFGRRRMLTCQVSDGSGVITLRFFNFNAGMKNSLAPGRRVTAYGEIKRGQRGAEIVHPEYRVQGDHGVTELQETLTPVYSTTEGIRQATLRNLTDQALTLLETCAIAELLPPELSQGLIGLPQALRTLHRPPPDMALADLASGTHPAQRRLIMEELLAHNLSMLAVRAGAQRHHALPMAASHRLSNPLLAALPFKPTGAQQRVVKEIEADLAKDYPMMRLVQGDVGSGKTLVAALAALNVIAHGKQVALMAPTELLAEQHASNFRQWFAPLGIEVGWLAGKQKGKARLAQQEAIASGQVSMVVGTHAIFQEQVQFNGLALVIIDEQHRFGVHQRLALWEKGVEQGFHPHQLIMTATPIPRTLAMTAYADLDTSTIDELPPGRTPVTTVAIPDTRRADIIARVKSACGSEGRQAYWVCTLIEESELLEAQAAEATWEELKVALPELNVGLVHGRMKPSEKQAVMQAFKQGELHLLIATTVIEVGVDVPNASLMIIENPERLGLAQLHQLRGRVGRGAVASHCVLLYKAPLSKTAQKRLQVLRDSNDGFVIAQCDLEIRGPGELLGTRQTGNAEFKVADLLRDQAMIPEVQRVARHIHQHYPQQAQALIERWLPETERYTNA